The Exiguobacterium mexicanum genome includes a window with the following:
- a CDS encoding UDP-N-acetylmuramoyl-L-alanyl-D-glutamate--2,6-diaminopimelate ligase, which yields MRTKRLSAILENEMDDIERDPWVTGIETDSRKVSPGNLFICIRGYTVDGHEFAEDAVSKGAVAVISEYPLDLEVPNLVVADTKRTAGVVASAFYDHPSHRMRIYGVTGTNGKTTTATLTYDLFRLSGRPVGIVSTIGARYKNQTLKTPNTTPEAVVLHRILAEMADAGVTDCVVEVSSHAMMEGRVEGVRFHAAAFTNLTHDHLDYHRSMDEYARAKARLFEQVETTDGDAIILNAEDPASKTMAAFAPTRRRIMYSTHADVPADIQVIWHDQTVVVKMNALTIEAPVRFMGAFNAANLAAAIGLVSTSELMLRSIIANVPGLTLPKGRLERLDTEDGEIYIDYAHTPDGLEKCLSTLQQGERELVVVLSAAGDRDPTKRAEMGRIASRYSDDLIVTVHDVRTEDPRHIIDGLLEGVDSNTHYVTFEERRDALRHAAQQALVGKRIVVVGKGHDHVERVGQESIPFNESDILLDELKKLKGQEPAV from the coding sequence ATGAGGACGAAACGTTTATCCGCCATTCTAGAAAATGAGATGGATGACATCGAACGCGATCCATGGGTGACCGGAATTGAGACAGATTCCAGAAAGGTCAGTCCAGGGAATTTATTTATCTGTATCCGCGGTTATACGGTGGACGGACATGAATTCGCTGAGGATGCCGTCTCCAAAGGAGCGGTTGCTGTCATCTCGGAATACCCGCTTGATCTTGAGGTGCCGAACCTTGTCGTCGCGGACACGAAGCGGACAGCCGGCGTGGTGGCCAGTGCCTTTTATGACCACCCCTCACATCGGATGCGTATTTACGGTGTCACCGGTACGAATGGCAAAACGACGACCGCGACATTGACATATGATCTATTTCGTCTGTCCGGACGGCCGGTCGGGATTGTCAGTACGATTGGAGCACGTTATAAAAATCAAACATTAAAAACACCAAATACGACGCCGGAAGCCGTCGTCTTACATCGTATTTTGGCCGAGATGGCGGATGCCGGCGTGACCGACTGTGTCGTCGAAGTCTCCTCGCATGCAATGATGGAAGGACGTGTCGAAGGCGTCCGATTTCACGCGGCGGCGTTCACGAACTTGACGCATGACCACTTGGATTACCATCGCTCAATGGACGAGTACGCCCGGGCCAAAGCCCGATTATTCGAACAAGTTGAAACGACAGACGGGGACGCCATTATTTTGAACGCCGAAGACCCGGCCAGTAAGACGATGGCCGCCTTTGCCCCGACCCGTCGACGTATCATGTATAGCACGCATGCCGACGTACCGGCCGATATCCAAGTCATTTGGCATGACCAAACGGTAGTCGTCAAAATGAACGCACTGACGATTGAGGCGCCGGTCCGCTTCATGGGCGCATTCAACGCCGCCAACCTGGCTGCGGCCATCGGTCTCGTCTCGACGTCGGAACTGATGTTGCGCTCCATCATCGCCAACGTGCCAGGACTCACGCTTCCAAAAGGTCGTCTCGAGCGACTTGATACGGAAGATGGCGAGATTTATATCGACTATGCCCATACGCCGGACGGACTCGAAAAATGTTTGTCGACGCTTCAGCAAGGTGAGCGAGAGCTCGTGGTCGTCTTGAGTGCGGCCGGAGACCGAGATCCGACGAAGCGGGCAGAGATGGGTCGAATCGCGAGCCGCTATTCAGACGATTTAATCGTGACAGTACATGACGTGCGGACGGAAGACCCGAGGCACATCATCGATGGATTGCTCGAAGGTGTTGATTCGAACACGCATTACGTGACGTTCGAGGAACGGCGAGATGCCTTGCGCCATGCAGCGCAACAAGCGCTCGTCGGGAAACGGATCGTCGTCGTCGGAAAAGGTCATGACCATGTCGAACGAGTCGGACAAGAGTCGATTCCGTTCAACGAATCGGACATCTTGCTCGATGAATTAAAAAAATTAAAAGGCCAAGAACCGGCCGTTTAA
- a CDS encoding general stress protein — protein sequence MSVLYKEFTNDEEVVTAIQSMKAKGIEDKHIYVITHDDDRTDRVADNADANTVTASDVGLGTAAKNVFRKKGDELRAQFEQLGFSSTEADQLEKKLDQGKVIVVVKDAPAGFTL from the coding sequence ATGTCAGTTTTGTACAAAGAGTTCACAAATGATGAAGAAGTCGTGACCGCCATTCAATCGATGAAAGCGAAAGGGATTGAGGACAAGCACATTTATGTCATCACCCATGACGATGACCGGACCGACCGTGTGGCCGATAATGCCGACGCGAATACGGTGACGGCATCAGACGTCGGCCTGGGGACGGCCGCGAAAAATGTATTCCGTAAAAAAGGGGACGAGCTTCGAGCCCAATTCGAACAGCTCGGCTTCTCATCGACCGAAGCGGATCAACTCGAGAAAAAATTAGACCAAGGCAAGGTGATCGTCGTCGTCAAAGACGCACCAGCCGGATTCACGTTATAA
- a CDS encoding MDR family oxidoreductase, which yields MNESFQALVLDKTDDHLHAKVTDVKLDALPKEEDGNVLVEVHYSALNYKDALGLTEPGKIINQYPFIPGCEFVGKVVESDHLDFKAGDEVIATGFGIGERHFGGFSQFAQVPGNWLVKLPKGMDMRDAITIGTPGLTAMLSIDALESAGVRPGEEVLVTGATGGVGSFSIILLHKLGYHVIASTGKTDSPYLQALGVDTVIDRHELEGAVRPLARQRFDAAIDSIGGATLANILSQTRYEGAVAACGLVGGSDLPTTVYPFILRGVKLIGIDSVMQPIVRRLKAWERLDELLDSNVLNHMIHEIPLHDVPRHAEAMMRGELSGRTVVRIHD from the coding sequence ATGAACGAATCATTTCAAGCACTCGTCCTCGACAAGACGGATGACCATCTTCACGCCAAGGTGACGGACGTCAAACTCGACGCACTTCCAAAAGAAGAAGACGGTAACGTCCTCGTCGAGGTCCATTATTCCGCACTCAATTATAAGGACGCCCTCGGTCTTACCGAACCCGGAAAAATCATTAATCAATACCCGTTCATCCCTGGATGTGAATTTGTCGGCAAGGTCGTCGAGTCCGATCATCTCGACTTCAAAGCCGGCGATGAAGTCATCGCCACCGGTTTCGGGATCGGCGAACGACATTTCGGCGGATTCAGTCAATTTGCACAAGTTCCCGGAAACTGGCTTGTAAAACTGCCTAAAGGTATGGACATGCGTGATGCCATCACAATCGGGACACCTGGATTGACAGCCATGCTTTCAATCGATGCGCTTGAGTCCGCTGGCGTTCGACCAGGGGAAGAAGTGCTAGTAACAGGTGCAACTGGAGGCGTAGGCAGTTTTTCGATTATCTTACTTCATAAACTTGGCTATCACGTCATCGCATCCACAGGAAAGACAGACTCCCCTTACTTGCAAGCACTTGGCGTTGACACCGTCATCGATCGACACGAGCTTGAGGGAGCGGTTCGTCCGTTAGCTCGACAGCGGTTTGACGCGGCAATCGATTCGATTGGCGGGGCCACTCTTGCGAATATTTTGAGTCAAACGCGTTATGAAGGTGCCGTTGCAGCTTGCGGACTTGTCGGCGGTTCCGACCTTCCAACAACTGTTTATCCGTTTATTTTGCGCGGAGTCAAATTAATCGGCATCGACTCGGTCATGCAACCCATCGTACGTCGTCTGAAGGCGTGGGAACGACTGGATGAGCTGCTTGATTCTAACGTGCTCAACCATATGATTCATGAGATTCCGTTGCATGACGTCCCTCGCCACGCTGAGGCGATGATGCGCGGCGAACTGAGCGGCCGGACCGTCGTTCGGATCCATGACTAA
- a CDS encoding SDR family NAD(P)-dependent oxidoreductase, translating into MKLAIVTGASRGLGRAIAEELLKRDYEVVNFSRTQATDASFRHVKVDLADPTSTLAAIGQMKPLIETATSLLVVQNAALIEPIHRAGQVDDAQLIAHVQANLLAPMLLTNAVLAYDLPVSLIHVTSGAAKRPISGWSAYCATKAGLDHFTETVALELTGTDDKVALFNPGVMDTAMQESIRTSSEDAFRDVEQFRSYVTEGRLRTPETVARILAKHLLDEPFENGKTYSVYDLD; encoded by the coding sequence ATGAAACTAGCTATTGTGACCGGTGCATCGCGCGGCCTCGGCCGTGCCATCGCCGAGGAATTATTGAAGCGTGATTATGAGGTCGTCAATTTTTCACGGACGCAGGCGACCGATGCCTCGTTCCGTCACGTCAAGGTCGACTTAGCCGATCCGACAAGCACACTGGCCGCGATTGGACAGATGAAGCCGCTCATCGAGACGGCAACGTCCTTGCTCGTCGTCCAAAATGCGGCGTTGATTGAACCGATTCACCGGGCCGGTCAAGTGGATGATGCGCAGCTTATCGCCCACGTCCAAGCCAACCTGCTCGCCCCGATGCTCTTGACGAACGCGGTGCTCGCGTACGACTTGCCCGTCTCGCTCATCCATGTGACCTCAGGGGCCGCCAAGCGCCCCATCTCGGGCTGGAGCGCCTATTGTGCGACGAAAGCCGGGCTCGACCATTTCACGGAGACGGTCGCCCTTGAATTGACCGGGACGGACGACAAGGTCGCCTTGTTCAATCCAGGCGTCATGGACACCGCGATGCAGGAAAGCATTCGGACCTCGTCAGAAGACGCGTTCCGTGACGTTGAACAGTTCCGCTCCTATGTGACGGAAGGACGATTGCGCACCCCTGAGACGGTTGCCCGCATTTTGGCGAAACACTTGCTAGACGAGCCGTTCGAGAATGGCAAGACGTATTCGGTGTATGACCTAGACTGA
- a CDS encoding GNAT family N-acetyltransferase → MNIRPYEERDFEQIQALNEAEGWSQLVRQHELTKQAWRQSNVAYVVESEGQVIAYLRGLTDTTVSLYVCELLIAASHRRLGIGERLLSHVHALYPETRLEMLASASSHTYYEKLNFRPFYGYRKTIHE, encoded by the coding sequence TTGAATATCCGCCCATACGAAGAACGTGACTTCGAACAGATTCAAGCGTTGAATGAAGCGGAAGGTTGGAGTCAACTCGTCCGACAACACGAGTTGACGAAACAGGCGTGGCGGCAATCGAACGTCGCCTATGTCGTCGAGTCAGAAGGACAGGTGATCGCCTACTTGCGTGGATTGACCGACACGACCGTGAGCCTGTACGTGTGCGAACTGCTCATCGCGGCCTCGCACCGTCGCCTCGGGATTGGCGAGCGACTGCTGTCACACGTGCATGCGCTCTACCCCGAAACGCGCCTCGAGATGCTCGCGAGCGCTTCATCCCACACGTATTACGAGAAATTGAATTTCCGTCCGTTTTACGGATATCGGAAGACGATTCACGAATAG